The DNA segment CCCGCCCAGCGGACGCCCCGAGCCCGCGCCGACCCACTTTTGAACCGGCACCCGGCCGGCCCCGCGGGCCGCCGCCGCCATCCGGCCGCGGCTCCCGGACCGTGAGACCCTGAGAACAGGACAGCGACGGACCGGGGAACCCGCGCCGGCCGGGCCGCCCGCCCCGCACCCGCCGGGCCCGCGGGCCACCCTCCCCGCCGCAGACCACCCGCCCACCGATCCACCCGCCCCCGCGATCCACGCACTCCAGCGAGGAGTGAGCCCGATGAGGATGGTCCTGACCGCCCGGATACCCACCCCGACAGGCAACGAACTGATCCAGAACGGCGAGCTGTCGAAGATCCTGGAGTCGGCCTACGCCGCCCTGCGGCCGGAGGCGGCCTACTTCACCCTCGGCGACGGCGAGCGCACCGCCTTCTTCTACTTCGACATGAAGGAGTCGTCGCAGATGCCGACGCTCCTCGAATCGTTCTTCATGGACCTGAACGCCAAGGTCTCGCTGCAGCCGGTGATGAACGCGGACGAACTGCGCACCGGCCTCTCGGAGCTGATGAGCGGCACCTGACGGTCCGGCGCCGCCCTCGCTCACTCCGGCGCACTGTCCTCCGGCGCGCCCCGCGCCAGCCCGGCCAGCACATCGAGCGCCCCGGCCAGGGCGTCGGCGGGCGGCGAGGCGAGAGCCAGGCGGACGGCGCCCGGCGCATGGCCCGACCCGACGGTGAACGCCCCGGCCGGGGTGACCGCGATGCCGCGGCGGGCAGCGGCGGCGACGAAGGTGTCGGCCCGCCAGGGCTCCGGCAGTTCCCACCAGCAGTGATACGCGTGCGGATCGGCCCGCACCCGGAAGCCGGCGAGCCGCTCGGCGGCGATGCGCTGGCGCGCGGCGGCGTCGGCGCGCTTCTCCTCCTCGATGGCCGCCGCGGTCCCGTCGGCCATCCAGCGGGTGCCCGCGTCGAGCGCGAAGCGGGCGGCCGCCCAGGTACCCGACCTGAGGGCCGTCCCGACGTCCTGGGCGACGCCGGCGGGCACCGCGAGGAAGCCCAGGGAGAGGCCCGGCGCGAGCCGCTTGGACAGGCTGTCGACGAGCACGGTGCGCTCCGGCGCGAGAGCCGCGAGGGGCGGCAGGTCGGGGCGGAGGAATCCGTAGATGGCGTCCTCGATGGCGTGGATGTCCAACTCCCGCAGGAGCGCAGCGAGTTCGGCGCGGCGGTGGCCGGGCATCGTGATGCCCAGCGGGTTGTGCAGGGCCGGCTGGAGGTAGACGGCGCGCAGCGGGGCGACGGCCCGCAGCGCCTCGGGGACCGGGCCGTGCTCGTCCATGGCGAGCGGGACGAGGGTGACGCCGAGGCGGGCCGCGATGCCCTTCACGACGGGGTAGGTCAGCGCCTCGACGCCCAGGCGCTCACCGGCCGGGACCAGGGCGGCGATCGCGGCGGCCACCGCCTGCCGGCCGTTGCCCGCGAAGAGCAGCCGCCCCGGGTCCGGCGCCCAGCCGGCGCGGGCGAGGTGGGCGGCCGCGGCCCGGCGGGCCGCGGCCGTGCCGGCGGCGCCGACCGGGCGGAGCGCGGCGGCCAGGGCGTCGGGGCGCGCCAGGTGTTCCAGACTCTTGGCGAGCAGCGCGGGGTGGTGCGGCAGAACGGGGAAGTTCATCTCCAGGTCGACGCGGGCGCCACCCGGCTCGGCCAGGGCGGGCTCGTCCGCGGGTGCGGCGTCGCGGACGAAGGTGCCGCGGCCGACTTCGCCCACCGTCAGGCCGCGTCGGCTCAATTCCTGGTACACCCGGGCCGCCGTCGAGGCGGCGATGCGCCGGCTCCTGGCGAACCGGCGGAGCGGCAGCAGCCGGTCACCGGGGTGGAGCCGGCCGGCGGCGATGTCGGCCGCGAGTTCATCGGCGATCGCGCGATAGTCGTCCATCGCCCACTCCCCACATTGCACCGAGTACATTTTTTACATTGCACCGAGAGATTGCCCTCTATAGCATCGAGGAGTCAAGTCACAGCAGAGGGGGCACCTCCCATGGGATCGGTCTTTCACGGCGACATCACCGTCGGGTACGAGGACGAGGGCAGCGGCGAGGCCCTGGTGCTCGTCCACGGCCACCCCTTCGACCGCTCGATGTGGCACCCGCAGACCGAGCACTTCAGCCGGGCCGGATGGCGGGTGATCGCCCCGGACCTGCGGGGCTACGGGGACAGCACCGCCGTGCCCGGCACGACCCCGCTGGCGGCCTTCGCCCGCGACCTCGCCGGACTGCTCGACCACCTCGGGATCGAGCGCTGCGTCCTCGGCGGCCTCTCGATGGGCGGCCAGATCGTCATGGAGTGCTACCGGCTCTTCCCGGAGCGGATACGGGGCCTGGTGTTCGCCGACACCTTCGCCTCGGCGGAGACCGCGGACGGCAAGGCCGCGCGGTACGCCATGGCGGAGCGCCTGCTGCGCGAGGGCATGGACGGCTACGCACACGAGGTGCTGGCCAAAATGATCTCCCCGGCCACGATCGCCGCCCGGCCGGACGTCGCCGCGCACGTCCTGCGGATGATGACGGCCACGCCCCCGGAAGGCGCGGCCGCCGCACTCCGCGGCCGCGCCGAACGCCCCGACTACACCGGGCTGCTGTCACGCGTCACGGTTCCGGCTCTGGTGGTGGTCGGCGCGGAGGACGCCTACACACCGGTGGGCGACGCCCTGGACATCCACGAGCGCGTCCCCGACTCCCGGCTGACGGTCATCGAGCAGGCGGCCCACATGCCGAACCTGGAACAGCCGGACACCTTCAACGCGGCGCTGGGCGCGTTCCTCGACGCGCTGCCGTAGGCCGGGGCGCCGTACGGGAACGACCTTGGGGGCGGGGTCCGCAGCCCGCCCCCGGGTCCTCACTCGACGGCAGCGTCGGGCCCCTCATCCGACGTCACCACCCGCCCCGGTCACCCGCCCGGACGCCAGCAGTGCCCGGTGCGGGAGCACCAGCGCCCCGTCGCTCCCGGTGAACTCCCGTGCCAGCACGACGAATTTCCGGCGGATGCGCTCGGTCGCGGCCTCCCCCTGGCTCCGTACGATCCGGCCGATGGTCGCCACCCCCGCCGCCGGGCCGCTCCACCACTCCTCCGGCGTGGTGCGGTGGTCCCAGGACAGCGGCCGGCAGACCGCGTCCGCCAGGCCCGCGTCCCGCAGCAGGGCGACGAGACCCTCTTCGGTGCGCGGGAAGTCGTCCTCGGGGGCGAGCGCGGGCAGGGACGGCGGACGGGTCACACCGGCCGCCCGGACGGCGCGGCCGAGCAGCGCCTGCCCCGGCGCGGCGGGAGCCGCCCAGAGCGTCAGCGCGATCCGGCCGCCGGGCCGGGTCACCCGGCGCAGCTCCGCGAGGGCCTCCCGCGGCCGCCCCACGTGGTTGAGTACGAAATTGCCGATCACGGCGTCGAACCGCCCGTCGGCGTACGGCAGGTGCGGCAGTGCGGCGATCTGGACGCATGCGCCGGGGACGGCACGGGCGGCACGCCGGGCCATCCCGGGCTCGGCGTCCACCGCCACCACCCGCGCTCCCCGCGCACAGGCCGCGGCGGCCGCCGAGCCCGTGCCCGTACCGGCATCGAGCACCCGGGCGCCCGCGACCACCCCCGCGGCGTCCAGCAGCCGCGGCACCGGATGGGCACAGAGCCTGCCGAACCCGGCCTCGTACGCGGCCGCGGTCCCCGCCCACGCCCGGCGCTCACTCTCATCGAACGGTGTGTACGCCACCGTTCCCCCTCTCCTGTCGACTCCCCTTGCGCGCAAGGGCGTTACTCACCCGTAACCTACCGATGGGTTACCTCAGGTAAGGCATGGCACTTAATCTCCAGTTCACATTCGGGTGGCCGTATGCCCCTCCTGTCCTCCGACAGCGTGCGGCCCGCCCGCGTCGAGATCTGGAGCAGAAGATGAGGCCCTCCCGCACGACACTGCGCGCCGCGATCAGCACCGTCTCCGCCGCGGTGCTCGCCACCACGGTGCTCGCCGGCGCACCGGCCACCGCCCGGGCGGCAGAGCCGGAATCCGCCCCCGCGGCAGCGGCGGCGGGTGCCCCCTCCGTGCGGTTCGTCGACATCCAGGGCGACGGCGGCACCACCCTCAAGGCCAACGTCTTCACTCCGGCCGGCGCCGACGGCACCCGGCGCTACCCGGTCATCGTGCTGCCCACCAGCTGGTCGATGCCGCAGATCGAGTACATGGCGCAGGCCAAGAAGCTGGCGGACAAGGGCTATGTGGTCGTCGGATACAACTCGCGCGGGTTCTGGCAGTCCGGCGGGGAGATCGACACCGCCGGACCGAAGGACGTCGCCGACGCCTCGAAGGTCATCGACTGGGCGCTGGCCCACACACCGGCCGATCCGCAGAAGGTCGGGATGGGCGGTGTCTCCTACGGGGCCGGGATCAGCCTGCTGGCCGCCGCCTTCGACAAGCGGATCAAGGCGGTGGCGGCGCTCAGCGGCTGGGGCGACCTCGTCGGCTCGATCTACAGCGGCCGCACCGAGCACCGGCAGGCCGCGGAGTTCCTGGGCGCCACGGGCGCGCTGACCGGACGCCCCAGCGCCGAATTCCGCACCATCATGAAGGACTTCCTGGCCTCGAACCTGGACAAGGAGCAGGACCTGATCAATTGGGGGCGCAAGCGCTCCCCCGCCACCTATCTCGACAAGATCAATGCCAACGGCGCCGCCATCATGCTGGGCAACGCCTGGGGCGACTCCATCTTCCCGCCCAACCAGACCGCCGACTTCTACGAGAAGCTGACCGGCCCCAAGCGGCTGGAGTTCCGCCCCGGTGACCACGCCACCGCCGAAGGGCTCGGACTGTTCGGACTGCCCAACGACACCTGGACCGATACCCAGCGGTGGTTCGACCACTACCTCAAGGGCGCCGACAACGGCGTCGAGCGGGAGTCGCCGGTCCTGCTCAAGTCCCGTTCCACCGGGGCGTACGAGGGCTACCGGAGCTGGCAGGACGTCCCGTCCGCACAGCGCCGGATCGGCCTCGACGGCAGCAAGCAGCTCCACACCAACTGGGACTCCGGCGCCGACGGCGGCCTGGTCATCCTCTCCAGCATGCTGGACCAGTTCCTCCGGCTGCCGCCGATGGCCTCGATCCCCCTGCTGCCGCGCTCCCTTGCCGCCGTCTGGCAGTCCGAGCGCTACGACACCGAGCAGCGGGTCCGGGGGACCACCCGGCTGCACACCACCATGACCAGCACCGCGGAAAGCGGCACCGCCATCGCCTACCTCTACGACGTGGGCCCGCTCGGCATCGGCAAGCTGGTCACCCACGCGCCGTACACCTTCCACGACAAGACGCCGAACCAGCCCTTCGGCGTGGACCTGGACCTGTTCTCCACGGCGTACGACGTCCCGGCAGGCCACCGTCTCGCGGTGGTCGTGGACACCGTCGACCCGCTCTACAACGAGCACAACCCGAGCGGCGCCCGGCTGACGTTCTCCTCCCCGGCGAACGACCCGTCGTACGTATCGGTGCCGGTGCGCGATTAGGCCCGGCCTCCCGACGGCGCTGGCGGCTCGGTCAGGTCTGCCGGCTGAAGGCCTGCTGGGCCAGCAGGTCGTCGGCGGAGAGCAGCGCCCCCTCCCCGTCGGTGGCCGGTGCTTCTTCGGTCCGGACAGTCCGGTCCACCGGGCCGGGGCCGGCCAGGCGGTCCGCATACGGCGAGCTGGGGTGGGCAGCAAGCAGCCGCACCCGGCCATCGCCGGAGCCGCGCGGGGAGACCGGCACCACCGCAGCCGGGAGACCTCTGCCGTCGGTGACGAACAGGTCGAAGTCGTCGTAGCGGAAATGGTCGATGTCCACGATGGGCTTCGGGTAGTGGTGGTACCCGGCGGCTTTCGGGAGCACCCCGGAGTGGGTACCGGCGGGCAGCGGAACCGAGGCGTTGAATATCGAGTCCGTCCACTCGGCCACCTGCTCGGCGGTCTCTACGGGGGTGTCCAGGAGCCGTTGACCGTCGTCGTAGCCGAGGTTCGCGTACCCGGGCAGGGTGTCCGGGAATGCTCCGACCACCCGAGCGGCGCAGCGGCGGATGCGGTCCACCTTCGCAGGGTCCGCGCAGAATTGCGCCGACCACTCGATGCCAAGCGGCAGAAGCAGGCACAGCCAGCCGTCGCCGTCGTGTACCCACACTCCACCACCGTGGTGGTCCTGATACGGCCCAGGCGCGAACGTCCAGTCACCAGTTGTCCCGACGAGCTTGACCATCAATGTGCGGCTCGCCCGGTACTGGGAGCTCTCGCTGCGCGGCGGATGGTCCGCCACGGTGATGGTCCACGGAAAGTCTTCGTGCTCTGGGTGTCCCCGTCCCGAGCTGTTCATGGCGATCTCCTTGGTGGAGTTCCCGGCTGCTCCGGGAGAAACTCCCGTTCTCGAACGTCAGGGTCATACAGGCCGTTGACAGGCATCTGGCATCCGGGGGGAGAGACGCTTCACCGAAATCGGGCTGCCATCACCATCGGCTGCCGGCCGTGCCACTGCACGGGAGAGTTTCAGGTGAATCAGTCCACTGCGACGGGAAATCTCTCCCGGACATTCCGCACTGATTCCGCGGCGCCTGCCGCCAGGCCCTCAGTGATTTCCACGCGGAGAAGAGATGGAGCACCAGCACCTCAAGCTGCCACATGCGGCAGTCATCGGCTGCTCCTGTTGCCGCTCTTGAAATGTGCGACACGAGTGCACCCCGCCCCATAGGGGCGATTTTACCTCTGCCCTGGAAGGCACGCCTTCCGGGCAGGTTGGCCTCAGCGCACCTGCGCTTCGAGAGGCCCGAGGGGCCGCGGCCTGGTCCTACGAGGACGTCGTGAAGCCCAACTGGCCTATCACCGGCTCGCACGTGCGAAGCATTCGAATGGCAACCCGACGGATCGCCACGGACGATGGTGCTCGAACCTTCGGCGCGACGGCAGATCCCCTGAGTTTGCGCTGCACATGTGGAGGGCATGACCGGCGGCCTCAGGAGGCGATCGTATGCGGACACCCCCCAAGCCTCATTCCCACCCGCACCCGGAAGCACGGCGACCCTCGCTCAGTACCTGGTGGTCGCGGGCAGCCCTGTCAGTGATCGTGCTGGTGCTCCTTATGACCACGCTGCTACTGGCCCGGTTCGGCCTGGAGGACTTCGTCCATGATCTGACCTTCGCCGGTCGCCTCACCGGTGCCGTCCTTCTCGCGGTCTCGTTCACCACGCTCGTGGGCGCCGCCGCGGTCCTGGACCACTGGATCCGGCAGAGCTTCCCCTACTCCGGCCTGGTCGCGCTGATCGGCACGTTCGCGGCCCTGCTGACCAACGCCATGCTCCTGGCGCAGACAGTCAAGGACGGCGAGTCCGCGGTCTACCCGGCGCTGTTCGGCGTGCTCACGGCGGGTTCGGCATACGCCGCCTTCGTG comes from the Streptomyces angustmyceticus genome and includes:
- a CDS encoding alpha/beta fold hydrolase translates to MGSVFHGDITVGYEDEGSGEALVLVHGHPFDRSMWHPQTEHFSRAGWRVIAPDLRGYGDSTAVPGTTPLAAFARDLAGLLDHLGIERCVLGGLSMGGQIVMECYRLFPERIRGLVFADTFASAETADGKAARYAMAERLLREGMDGYAHEVLAKMISPATIAARPDVAAHVLRMMTATPPEGAAAALRGRAERPDYTGLLSRVTVPALVVVGAEDAYTPVGDALDIHERVPDSRLTVIEQAAHMPNLEQPDTFNAALGAFLDALP
- a CDS encoding class I SAM-dependent methyltransferase; this translates as MAYTPFDESERRAWAGTAAAYEAGFGRLCAHPVPRLLDAAGVVAGARVLDAGTGTGSAAAAACARGARVVAVDAEPGMARRAARAVPGACVQIAALPHLPYADGRFDAVIGNFVLNHVGRPREALAELRRVTRPGGRIALTLWAAPAAPGQALLGRAVRAAGVTRPPSLPALAPEDDFPRTEEGLVALLRDAGLADAVCRPLSWDHRTTPEEWWSGPAAGVATIGRIVRSQGEAATERIRRKFVVLAREFTGSDGALVLPHRALLASGRVTGAGGDVG
- a CDS encoding alpha/beta fold hydrolase; this encodes MRPSRTTLRAAISTVSAAVLATTVLAGAPATARAAEPESAPAAAAAGAPSVRFVDIQGDGGTTLKANVFTPAGADGTRRYPVIVLPTSWSMPQIEYMAQAKKLADKGYVVVGYNSRGFWQSGGEIDTAGPKDVADASKVIDWALAHTPADPQKVGMGGVSYGAGISLLAAAFDKRIKAVAALSGWGDLVGSIYSGRTEHRQAAEFLGATGALTGRPSAEFRTIMKDFLASNLDKEQDLINWGRKRSPATYLDKINANGAAIMLGNAWGDSIFPPNQTADFYEKLTGPKRLEFRPGDHATAEGLGLFGLPNDTWTDTQRWFDHYLKGADNGVERESPVLLKSRSTGAYEGYRSWQDVPSAQRRIGLDGSKQLHTNWDSGADGGLVILSSMLDQFLRLPPMASIPLLPRSLAAVWQSERYDTEQRVRGTTRLHTTMTSTAESGTAIAYLYDVGPLGIGKLVTHAPYTFHDKTPNQPFGVDLDLFSTAYDVPAGHRLAVVVDTVDPLYNEHNPSGARLTFSSPANDPSYVSVPVRD
- a CDS encoding aminotransferase-like domain-containing protein: MDDYRAIADELAADIAAGRLHPGDRLLPLRRFARSRRIAASTAARVYQELSRRGLTVGEVGRGTFVRDAAPADEPALAEPGGARVDLEMNFPVLPHHPALLAKSLEHLARPDALAAALRPVGAAGTAAARRAAAAHLARAGWAPDPGRLLFAGNGRQAVAAAIAALVPAGERLGVEALTYPVVKGIAARLGVTLVPLAMDEHGPVPEALRAVAPLRAVYLQPALHNPLGITMPGHRRAELAALLRELDIHAIEDAIYGFLRPDLPPLAALAPERTVLVDSLSKRLAPGLSLGFLAVPAGVAQDVGTALRSGTWAAARFALDAGTRWMADGTAAAIEEEKRADAAARQRIAAERLAGFRVRADPHAYHCWWELPEPWRADTFVAAAARRGIAVTPAGAFTVGSGHAPGAVRLALASPPADALAGALDVLAGLARGAPEDSAPE